CCGACTGTCTTCCACGACCAGGATGCTCATCGGCTCTCTCTTCTGTAACTCTTGCATCTCGTCTCTCCGTTATCTCCACCGTCGGCGACGATGCATCAGGCGGTGAATCGTCTCGACGAAATCATCTCTCTCAAAGTTGCTCTTGACCAGGTAGGCATCCGCCCCTGCCGCCCGCCCCTGCTCCCGGTCTTCAGGCGAGTCGAGCGAGGTGATCAGCACCACCGGGAGGTCGGCAAGGTGCAGGTCCCCGGTACGGATCTTCTTGGTGAGCGTAACCCCGTCCATCCGGGGCATATCTACGTCTGAAACGAGCATATCATACTCATGTTGCTTAAGCTTTGCGAGTGCATCGATACCGTCTGTGGCGGTCTCTACGTGATATCCGGCCCCTTCGAGGATCGTCTGCAGCAAGAGCCGGGATGTGACCGAGTCTTCCACGACGAGGATCCGGCGCCTCTCTTCACCCGGGAGTGCCGTCCGCCTCGCCGGACGCTCTGCCTGTGTCGCGTCCTGGATGAGTTCAAGCGGGTCGAGGACGAGCGCCACGGTTCCGTCACCGAGGATAACGGCTCCTTCAACCCTCCGAACGGAGCGAAGCTGGCTCCCGAGCGGCCGGACGACGATCTCCTGCACCCGGATCACCTCGTCGACCATGCACGCGATCTGCCCTGCTCCGTAGGCGATCACGACGATGGGCGTTTGAAGCGTTTTCCCGTGCGGAGGATCGGATGAGGGGATCCCCAGGAGATCGGTGAGCCGGAAGACCTCGATCGTCTCTAGGCCGATCTTGACTCTCGGATGGCCTACGCCCGGGATCAGGTCTTTTGAGCGCACCCTGAGGACCTGCTTTACCTGCTGCATGGGAAGGACGTAGATCTGCTTCTCCGACCGGACGAGCAGCCCACGGAGGGTGGCCATCCGCACCGGGACGGTCAGGGTGATCGTGGTCCCCTTCCCGACCGCCGAGGAGACCGTCACCTCTCCCCCGAGGCGGGATACGGTGTCCTCCACGATCGCAAGCCCTAGCCCCCTCCCGGAGAGGTCGGTGACGATCCGGCTCGTCGTCATCCCCGATCTGAAGATGAGCCAGATCGCCTCGCTGTCGATGAGGGCTGCACTCTCGCTCTCGGTTATCACCCCGTTCTCGACGGCGGTGCGCCGGATCGCGGCGCTGTCGATGCCGGCACCATCGTCGGCCACCTCGATCGCGACCCTGCTTCCGGAGCGGGGAGAGACCCGGATCCAGACGGTGCCCTTGATCGGTTTCTTCTGCGCGGCCCGGATATTTGGGTCTTCGATCCCGTGGTCGATGCTGTTTCGTACGAGATGCATGATGGGCTCTCTGAGGGCGTCGAGGATGCGTCGGTCCACCTCTATCTCCCCTCCTTCGATCTCAAGATCGACCAATTTGCCCGATGTCCGGGAGAACTCCCGCACAAACGCAGAGAACGGTGCAAGCATGTTTGAGGCCGGGAGCAGCGCGGCATCCCGGATCTGGTCGGAGATCTCGGTGGTGCTCGCCTCAAGCGCCGACCGATCGATCTCCATCGCACGCAGATGCGTTGCGAGATCGTACTGGAGGTAGGTCACAAACTCACGGTTGTACTCCAGGAACTCGACCACGCGCTGGAGCGGCTGGATGAGATCGGGAGGAATCGCCTCTTTCTCTTCACCGAAGACCTTCCTGCGGATCAGGTGCAGGTCGTTGAACGCTTGGGTGTGGTTCCACTGCCAGAGAGAGAAACGGGACACCATCTCCTCGAGTTCCCGTATCCGCTGCGTAATAAAGAGCCGTGTCGTGAGGAGGTCGTCGGCTCCGGCGATGAGCCGGTCGAGTTTCTGGGCCGCAATCCTGACCGTGCCGCTGATCTTTCCCTCCGCGATCGGTTCATCGCCGGGAACGCGACTCTCCTGGACGGCTGGATCTGCCCCCCCGACCCCCTCCTTTTCGAGGGGGAGGGCACGGAGGGCTTTGACGATCTCGCCCGGCGGAACCAGCGGCCTCTCTCCCAAAAGAAGCGCTTTTACCACCGCGAGCGTCCGGAAAAAGAGGTCGAAGTCGTCTGCCCCGGGTATATACTCGCCCCGTTTCATCCGGGCGAAGACGGTCTCGAGGTTCTGGCAGATGGACTCGATCTCGCGGAGGTTGACCGCACGCGCCGCCCCTTTGAGGCTGTGAGTCTTGCGGTAGACCGATTCGATCAGTTCGGACGTCGGTCCGGTCTTCTCGAGCTCGATAAGCCCCTCGGTAATCGAATCCAGATATTCGTCCGCCTCCTCGCGGAATGTTTCGAGGAG
This is a stretch of genomic DNA from Methanoculleus thermophilus. It encodes these proteins:
- a CDS encoding hybrid sensor histidine kinase/response regulator, translated to MAGSEDTFRARLLETFREEADEYLDSITEGLIELEKTGPTSELIESVYRKTHSLKGAARAVNLREIESICQNLETVFARMKRGEYIPGADDFDLFFRTLAVVKALLLGERPLVPPGEIVKALRALPLEKEGVGGADPAVQESRVPGDEPIAEGKISGTVRIAAQKLDRLIAGADDLLTTRLFITQRIRELEEMVSRFSLWQWNHTQAFNDLHLIRRKVFGEEKEAIPPDLIQPLQRVVEFLEYNREFVTYLQYDLATHLRAMEIDRSALEASTTEISDQIRDAALLPASNMLAPFSAFVREFSRTSGKLVDLEIEGGEIEVDRRILDALREPIMHLVRNSIDHGIEDPNIRAAQKKPIKGTVWIRVSPRSGSRVAIEVADDGAGIDSAAIRRTAVENGVITESESAALIDSEAIWLIFRSGMTTSRIVTDLSGRGLGLAIVEDTVSRLGGEVTVSSAVGKGTTITLTVPVRMATLRGLLVRSEKQIYVLPMQQVKQVLRVRSKDLIPGVGHPRVKIGLETIEVFRLTDLLGIPSSDPPHGKTLQTPIVVIAYGAGQIACMVDEVIRVQEIVVRPLGSQLRSVRRVEGAVILGDGTVALVLDPLELIQDATQAERPARRTALPGEERRRILVVEDSVTSRLLLQTILEGAGYHVETATDGIDALAKLKQHEYDMLVSDVDMPRMDGVTLTKKIRTGDLHLADLPVVLITSLDSPEDREQGRAAGADAYLVKSNFERDDFVETIHRLMHRRRRWR